One region of Glycine max cultivar Williams 82 chromosome 9, Glycine_max_v4.0, whole genome shotgun sequence genomic DNA includes:
- the LOC106794336 gene encoding uncharacterized protein gives MTLKSPKAIWDYLKEECAGDDRIQSMQVLNLRREFELQRMEESETIKEYSNKLLGIANKIKLLGSDFADLRIVEKILVTVPERYEASIASLENTKDLSKITLAEVLHALQAQEQRRLMRQDRVVEGTLPAKHHEVDERKKDFFKRNQPATSENSANNQGKDKKKIIHLVSIVAKKVMHLSDVKGDQMQNVTSAIR, from the coding sequence ATGACTCTTAAATCACCCAAAGCAATTTGGGATTATCTGAAAGAGGAATGCGCTGGAGATGATAGAATACAAAGCATGCAAGTGCTGAATTTAAGGAGGGAATTTGAGCTTCAAAGGATGGAAGAGTCAgagacaatcaaagaatactcaAACAAATTGTTGGGTATTGCCAACAAGATAAAGTTGTTGGGAAGTGATTTTGCTGATTTGAGAATTGTAGAGAAAATTTTGGTAACGGTGCCGGAGAGGTATGAAGCATCTATAGCTTCATTGGAGAACACAAAGGATCTGTCGAAAATCACATTGGCAGAAGTGCTACATGCCCTGCAAGCTCAAGAGCAGCGAAGGTTGATGAGGCAAGATCGTGTTGTCGAAGGTACTTTGCCCGCCAAACATCATGAAgttgatgaaagaaaaaaagattttttcaagagGAATCAACCAGCAACCAGCGAAAACAGTGCAAACAACCAaggtaaggataaaaaaaaaattatccaccttGTCAGCATTGTGGCAAAAAAGGTCATGCACCTTTCAGATGTTAAAGGAGACCAGATGCAAAATGTAACAAGTGCAATCAGATAG
- the LOC112997813 gene encoding uncharacterized protein, translated as MIQGNLFHGLPNEDPYAHLATYIEICNTVKIAGVPEDAVRLSLFSFSLAGEAKRWLHSFKGNNGLRPHSKQLLDASAGGKVKLKTPEEAMELIENMAASDHAILRDRTHVPTKRSLLEISSQDALLAQNKLLAKQLESLTETLSKLPSQLQATQPSHSTVL; from the exons ATGATTCAAggaaatttgtttcatggtttgCCAAATGAAGACCCTTACGCACACCTTGCTACTTATATAGAAATCTGCAATACTGTGAAAATTGCAGGTGTGCCGGAGGATGCAGTGAGGCTTAGTTTGTTCTCATTTTCCTTGGctggagaagccaagaggtggctgcACTCGTTCAAGGGAAACA atGGTTTGAGACCGCACTCCAAGCAGTTATTGGATGCTTCTGCTGGAGGAAAAGTTAAGTTGAAGACTCCTGAAGAAGCAATGGAActtattgaaaatatggctgctAGTGATCATGCTATTTTGCGTGATCGGACTCATGTACCTACAAAGAGAAGCCTGCTAGAGATTTCTTCACAAGATGCACTGTTGGCGCAGAACAAGCTGCTAGCTAAGCAACTAGAATCATTGACGGAGACACTTAGTAAGCTTCCAAGCCAATTGCAAGCAACTCAACCTTCACATTCAACAGTTCTGTAG